TCGGCTCACGAAAGAGATTCGGGTTGCTGCCATTCCGGTTTCAGTGTTTTACCATCAGAAGAATGATTATAAAATACTCCGGTTCTGCTTCGCTAAAGACGATGCTATTCTTCAGGAAGCCGCCGAACGGTTGAGTCGATTGTAAAAACATCTCAGGTCTGTTCTGTATCTTAACCAGCTAGTGTATGCCCCGAATTACCCCCTTGCCCGCAACAGAAGCAACTCCCGACGTTCAGGAGGCTTTTGATGCACACGTTAGCGACTATCCGGGTAGCCGCATTACGAATATGAAAGCCACGCTAGGACGTTCATTGCTGGCGTTTCAGGTGTATATGCAATGGTATCCGCTCTACGAAGAGGTCAAGAAAATTCTTGGCCCTCGCCTGGCCTATCTCTATGCCCATGCCATCTCCGAAGGGTCTAACTGCCCGTTGTGTACGACGTTTTTCCGCCGGATCATTATCGATAATGGTGAGCAGCCCGAAAATCTCACGCTGACAGCTCATGAACAGGCGGTGATTGACTTTGGCAGTGCGATTGCTCAAAACAAAGGCACTATTGCCGACGAACTGTATGCGCCAATGGGCGAACATTATTCCGAGTCCCAACAGGTGATTTTGGTTGCTTTTGCGGGCCAGATGATTGCGACCAACGTATTCAACAATGTGCTGGAAGTGAACATCGACGAGTATCTATATCCTTATCTGCCGTTGACCGGCCCCATTCATGCGCAATCCTGATGGCTGATTTTCAGAATAAAGTGGCATTTATTACCGGAGCGGCTCACGGACAGGGAAGGGCCGTAGCTCTGGCGCTGGCTGGCGAAGGCGCTAGCATTGTGGCCTTCGATCTGGCTAAACCGATGGCGTATCCGGGCTATGCGCTCGGCTCGGAAAGTGAGCTGGATGGTCTGAAACGAGAAGTAGAAACGCTGGGTTCTCAATGTATGACTGCCCAGGGCGATGTTCGACGCGATGAGGATATTGTTCATGCCGTCGATGCGGCCGTCGCTCGATTTGGCCGAATCGACATTCTGTTCAACAACGCTGGTATTTGCGCCTATGGCCTTGCCCATGAACTACCAGAAGACGAGTGGGATGCCATGATCGACATTAACCTGAAAGGGGCCTGGCTAGTCGCTCGTCGGGTTATTCCGGTAATGATTCGGCAGCAATCAGGGGTTATTATTAATAATTCATCGATTGCGGGCCTGCGCGGTATGAATCGGCTGAGTCATTATGCAGCATCGAAATGGGGGCTGGTAGGGCTAACCAAATCCTGGGCTATTGAACTCGCTCCGCATAGCATTCGGGTTAATTCCATTCATCCGACCGGTGTAAATACGCCCATGAACGACGGTCTGGCCGCGCTGGAAGGCACTACCACGCAGGAAATTGCCGAACGGTCGGCGGGTAATCTGTTACCTGTTCCCTGGGTGGAACCTGAAGATGTATCGGCGATGGTACTCTATCTGGCATCCGACAAAGCCCGTTATGTTACAGGCGCTCAATTTGTGCTGGATGCAGGGTTATTGACCCGGTAATAATTCGGAATTGGGTACGCGCCATAGGACATCGGTAAATTGATGTCGGCAGTCAAAAAAAGCGTCGACCTGTTTAAATCCTGCTTGTAACGCCAGTTGGTGAATGTCCGCTAGGCTGTATTTCTGAGATACTTCCATATAGATCGGCTCATCCCAGTCAAACTTGATTACTGTGCCGTTGTCGAAAGTTACCTGTTGCGCACATCGGCTGATCAGGTAACTTTTGCAACTGCCCGCTATAGGGTCGTACATCGGATAGTGGGTAAACTGATCGGGGTTAAAATCAGCTCCCAACTCCCGGTTGATGCGATGCAACAGATTAAGATTGAATGCCTTGGTTAGGCCGCCCGCATCGTTATAGGCATTCAGTATCGTTTGAGGGTTCTTCTTGAGATCGAAGCCAACGAGTAAATGGTCGCCCTCTCGTAAAAACGATTTGAGCTGCTGAAAAAACTGGAGTGCTTCATCGGGAAGCATGTTACCAACGGTTGCCCCTAAAAACAACACCAGTTTGGGCTGGTCCGAAATCGTTTGTAGTTGCTCCAGTTGGGTAAAATACTCACCGGCCAGGCTACTGATCTGCATGCCGGGGAGCTTGGGGGTAAGTGTTTGTTTCAGATACGAAAGAATATCGGGCGAAATGTCGATTGGGTAATACTGCTGGCTACCGTTCATTCGCAGGGCTTCTTTTAGTAGAAAGATCGTTTTGGAGCCATCACCCGCGCCCAGTTCAACGATGTCAAATGGATGGTCAACATCCAGGCAGCGTTGCAGGATTTGCGAACTTTGTAGCACGAGAATTTCAGCTTCTGCTCGGGTCAGGTAATACTCTGGGCAACGCAT
This window of the Spirosoma aerolatum genome carries:
- a CDS encoding carboxymuconolactone decarboxylase family protein translates to MPRITPLPATEATPDVQEAFDAHVSDYPGSRITNMKATLGRSLLAFQVYMQWYPLYEEVKKILGPRLAYLYAHAISEGSNCPLCTTFFRRIIIDNGEQPENLTLTAHEQAVIDFGSAIAQNKGTIADELYAPMGEHYSESQQVILVAFAGQMIATNVFNNVLEVNIDEYLYPYLPLTGPIHAQS
- a CDS encoding mycofactocin-coupled SDR family oxidoreductase, which codes for MADFQNKVAFITGAAHGQGRAVALALAGEGASIVAFDLAKPMAYPGYALGSESELDGLKREVETLGSQCMTAQGDVRRDEDIVHAVDAAVARFGRIDILFNNAGICAYGLAHELPEDEWDAMIDINLKGAWLVARRVIPVMIRQQSGVIINNSSIAGLRGMNRLSHYAASKWGLVGLTKSWAIELAPHSIRVNSIHPTGVNTPMNDGLAALEGTTTQEIAERSAGNLLPVPWVEPEDVSAMVLYLASDKARYVTGAQFVLDAGLLTR
- a CDS encoding L-histidine N(alpha)-methyltransferase is translated as MNETLVASTFRQDVLKGLSAPHKYLLSKYFYDAKGDALFQQIMRCPEYYLTRAEAEILVLQSSQILQRCLDVDHPFDIVELGAGDGSKTIFLLKEALRMNGSQQYYPIDISPDILSYLKQTLTPKLPGMQISSLAGEYFTQLEQLQTISDQPKLVLFLGATVGNMLPDEALQFFQQLKSFLREGDHLLVGFDLKKNPQTILNAYNDAGGLTKAFNLNLLHRINRELGADFNPDQFTHYPMYDPIAGSCKSYLISRCAQQVTFDNGTVIKFDWDEPIYMEVSQKYSLADIHQLALQAGFKQVDAFFDCRHQFTDVLWRVPNSELLPGQ